A genomic window from Deltaproteobacteria bacterium CG2_30_66_27 includes:
- a CDS encoding 7-cyano-7-deazaguanine synthase QueC translates to MDSFVMAEFCMRESDLSLLHVNYGQRTEARELSCFHAVAEHLKIPAARRLVADIGYLKRIGGSALTDGGIDVPGADLGREGVPVTYVPFRNAHLVAIAVSWAEVIGAKNIYIGAVAADSSGYPDCRPEFYEAMNETIRRGTKEGSGIVVKAPFVHLLKKDIVLMGKSMGVPFERSWSCYREGEKACGACDSCALRLRAFAEAGVPDPLPYETRPDYRREHLSP, encoded by the coding sequence ATGGACAGCTTCGTGATGGCGGAATTCTGCATGCGGGAGTCGGACCTCTCCCTGCTCCACGTCAACTACGGACAACGCACCGAGGCGAGGGAACTTTCCTGCTTCCACGCCGTCGCGGAGCACCTGAAGATCCCCGCCGCCCGGCGCCTCGTCGCGGACATCGGCTACCTGAAGCGGATCGGGGGGAGCGCACTGACCGACGGCGGGATCGACGTCCCCGGCGCGGATCTCGGCCGGGAGGGGGTCCCCGTCACCTACGTCCCGTTCCGGAACGCGCACCTGGTCGCCATCGCCGTCTCGTGGGCCGAGGTGATCGGGGCGAAGAACATCTACATCGGCGCCGTGGCCGCCGACTCCTCGGGCTACCCGGATTGCCGCCCCGAATTCTACGAGGCGATGAACGAGACGATCCGGCGGGGGACGAAGGAAGGGAGCGGCATCGTCGTGAAGGCCCCCTTCGTCCACCTGCTGAAGAAGGACATCGTCCTGATGGGAAAATCGATGGGCGTCCCCTTCGAACGGTCCTGGTCGTGCTACCGGGAAGGGGAGAAGGCGTGCGGCGCATGCGATTCGTGCGCCCTTCGGCTGCGAGCCTTCGCCGAGGCCGGGGTCCCCGACCCCCTGCCGTACGAGACCCGGCCCGACTACAGGAGGGAACACCTCTCTCCCTGA